A stretch of Girardinichthys multiradiatus isolate DD_20200921_A chromosome 20, DD_fGirMul_XY1, whole genome shotgun sequence DNA encodes these proteins:
- the nuak2 gene encoding NUAK family SNF1-like kinase 2 produces MEGSHAARFPPAAAAVSSDENASFGKTPAKRQAVKRHHHKHNLKHRYEFLETLGKGTYGRVKKAKERSGRLVAVKSIRKEKIKDEQELVHIRREIEIMSSLCHPHIITIYEVFENKDKIVIVMEYASQGDLYDYICDKKNLSEREARHFFRQIVSAVHYCHQNGIVHRDLKLENILLDGNGNVKIADFGLSNLYHRDEYLQTFCGSPLYASPEIVNGRPYRGPEVDTWSLGVLLYTLVHGSMPFDGFNHKILVQQISTGNYRKPSKPSDACGLIRWMLMVNPERRATIEEVAGHWWLNWGYQQPLLCDRKNSLTEQTPSLLSLSNPTGMATVASWLRRTSRPLLENGSKMRCLLRSQVGGGDVVRQRSLRRSQKENNVSQTVNEASTDSRPYKGILKRRNSVKQKAINDSPSVGPVNSQNISHVHSAAALPRKGILKKPVEQESGYYSSSPEHSDSGCVPQTNECPSAPNCRKGILKRNGKFSSGGLQEFGSLDQLAASLPRGTTRSRPSGAISEDSILSSESFDQLDLPDHVRPQTQTDKPAKTSMRGSISADNLLDMAEDRILADGVLRPWDCYGSGVADSAFSISDCDNVTETYKQAMVLRGSAQS; encoded by the exons ATGGAGGGCTCTCACGCTGCCCGTTTCCCACCTGCCGCCGCGGCAGTTTCATCCGATGAAAACGCTTCCTTTGGGAAGACTCCTGCGAAGAGACAAGCCGTGAAAAGACACCATCACAAACACAACCTGAAGCATAGGTACGAGTTCCTGGAGACCTTGGGCAAAGGGACCTACGGAAGAGTGAAGAAAGCCAAGGAAAGATCCGGGAGACTG GTGGCTGTAAAATCTATCAGAAAGGAGAAGATCAAGGATGAGCAAGAACTGGTTCATATTCGGCGGGAAATTGAGATAATGTCCTCGCTGTGTCATCCCCACATCATAACTATATACGAAG TTTTTGAGAACAAGGACAAAATTGTGATAGTGATGGAATATGCCAGCCAGGGAGATCTGTACGACTACATCTGTGACAAGAAGAACCTCTCCGAACGTGAAGCCAGGCACTTCTTCAGACAGATTGTATCCGCTGTGCACTACTGCCATCAG AATGGAATAGtacacagagacctgaaactgGAGAATATTTTACTAGATGGCAACGGCAACGTGAAG ATTGCCGACTTTGGGTTGTCTAACCTCTACCATAGAGACGAATATCTTCAGACCTTTTGTGGTAGCCCTTTGTATGCTTCCCCAGAGATTGTCAATGGACGGCCGTACCGTGGGCCCGAGGTGGACACCTGGTCCCTGGGTGTGCTTTTGTACACATTGGTTCATGGCAGTATGCCATTTGATGGATTCAACCACAAAATCCTGGTCCAGCAGATTAGCACAGGAAACTACCGCAAGCCAAGCAAACCCTCTG ATGCCTGTGGACTCATTCGCTGGATGCTCATGGTGAATCCTGAGCGCAGGGCTACAATTGAGGAAGTTGCGGGACACTGGTGGCTCAACTGGGGCTATCAGCAGCCACTGCTCTGTGACAGGAAAAACAGTTTGACAGAACAAACCCCTTCACTGCTATCTTTATCAAATCCCACAGGGATGGCAACTGTCGCTAGCTGGCTGCGCCGTACATCCAGACCTTTACTGGAAAATGGCTCCAAGATGCGCTGCCTGCTCCGCTCCCAGGTTGGCGGAGGTGATGTAGTCCGACAGCGCTCTCTGCGAAGGTCTCAAAAGGAGAATAATGTCTCCCAGACAGTTAATGAAGCAAGCACAGACTCTCGACCCTATAAGGGTATTCTAAAGAGACGTAATAGCGTAAAACAGAAGGCGATAAATGACAGCCCATCAGTTGGTCCGGTGAATTCACAGAACATTTCTCATGTCCATTCTGCTGCCGCGCTTCCTCGTAAAGGTATTCTCAAGAAACCCGTAGAGCAAGAGTCGGGGTATTATTCTTCTTCACCTGAACACAGTGACTCTGGCTGTGTGCCACAAACTAATGAGTGTCCTTCAGCTCCAAACTGTAGGAAGGGCATCCTCAAGCGAAATGGAAAGTTCTCTTCAGGTGGGCTGCAAGAATTTGGCTCTCTGGATCAGCTGGCAGCTTCTTTACCAAGAGGAACAACCAGGTCCAGACCAAGCGGGGCCATCAGTGAAGACAGCATTCTGTCCTCTGAGTCTTTTGATCAGCTCGATCTGCCAGATCACGTAAGACCCCAAACACAAACAGACAAACCTGCCAAAACTAGCATGAGAGGGAGCATCTCTGCAGACAATCTGTTGGACATGGCTGAAGACAGGATTCTGGCTGATGGGGTGCTGAGACCATGGGACTGTTACGGGTCCGGAGTGGCTGACAGTGCCTTCTCTATCAGTGACTGTGATAATGTGACAGAAACTTACAAACAGGCCATGGTTTTACGGGGATCTGCACAAAGCTAA